From a region of the Paenibacillus lutimineralis genome:
- a CDS encoding diaminopimelate dehydrogenase: MTSTIKVGIVGYGNLGRGVEKAIKQNPDIELRAIFSRRNPDDVAAANGVVHISEIEKYKGDIDVLILCGGSATDLPQQGPEFAAMFNTVDSFDTHAKIPEYFEQVNDAATKGGNVSLISTGWDPGLFSLNRLLAQSVLPEGKEYTFWGKGVSQGHSDAIRRVAGVKNGVQYTIPVEAAVERVRKGENPELSTREKHLRECFVVAEEGADLAKIESEIKEMPNYFADYDTIVHFISEEELKKDHSAMPHGGMVLRSGKTGENNTQIYEFALKLDSNPEFTASVLVAYARAVYKLSQAGQSGARTVFDIPFGLMSPKSPEQLRKEIL; this comes from the coding sequence GTGACATCGACTATTAAAGTAGGCATTGTAGGATATGGAAATTTAGGGCGCGGTGTAGAGAAAGCAATCAAACAAAATCCTGACATCGAATTGCGCGCCATTTTCTCAAGAAGAAACCCAGACGATGTAGCGGCTGCAAATGGCGTCGTACATATTTCTGAAATTGAGAAGTACAAGGGCGATATCGACGTTTTGATCCTTTGTGGAGGATCTGCAACCGACCTTCCTCAGCAAGGACCGGAATTCGCGGCTATGTTCAATACGGTGGACAGCTTCGATACCCATGCGAAAATTCCGGAGTATTTCGAACAAGTTAATGATGCAGCGACCAAAGGTGGCAATGTTAGCTTGATCTCCACAGGCTGGGATCCAGGCTTGTTCTCTCTTAATCGTCTGCTTGCACAATCCGTACTGCCTGAAGGCAAGGAATATACTTTCTGGGGCAAAGGGGTTAGCCAAGGGCATTCCGATGCGATCCGCCGTGTAGCCGGCGTCAAGAACGGTGTTCAATATACAATTCCCGTGGAAGCCGCAGTTGAGCGTGTACGTAAGGGCGAGAATCCGGAATTGTCGACGCGCGAGAAGCATCTGCGTGAGTGCTTCGTCGTTGCTGAAGAAGGGGCTGATTTGGCTAAGATCGAGAGCGAAATCAAGGAAATGCCGAACTACTTCGCGGATTATGATACAATCGTTCACTTTATTAGTGAAGAAGAGCTGAAGAAGGATCATTCGGCAATGCCTCATGGTGGAATGGTACTCAGAAGCGGCAAGACTGGGGAGAACAACACGCAAATTTATGAATTTGCGCTTAAATTGGACAGCAATCCGGAATTTACAGCCAGTGTGCTGGTAGCTTATGCGCGTGCGGTATACAAATTGTCCCAAGCTGGTCAGTCCGGAGCTAGAACGGTATTCGATATTCCGTTTGGACTGATGTCTCCGAAATCGCCAGAACAGCTTCGTAAGGAAATTCTGTAA
- the qoxD gene encoding cytochrome aa3 quinol oxidase subunit IV: MKKLFPVHHVMGYVFSLILSVVALSVILWDMPLAVGMTILLVCAAIQMGVQLFMFMHIGETGSKTSLYTNIAYALFVGLVTVFGTLFTMIWGYQ; this comes from the coding sequence ATGAAAAAATTATTCCCTGTCCACCATGTCATGGGATATGTGTTCTCGCTGATCCTTTCGGTCGTCGCTCTGTCCGTCATTCTATGGGATATGCCACTGGCTGTCGGTATGACGATCCTGCTTGTCTGTGCGGCGATCCAGATGGGCGTCCAACTGTTCATGTTCATGCATATCGGCGAGACCGGATCCAAGACTTCACTGTATACCAACATCGCTTATGCTTTGTTCGTTGGGCTTGTAACCGTTTTTGGTACGCTATTTACCATGATCTGGGGATATCAATAA
- the qoxA gene encoding cytochrome aa3 quinol oxidase subunit II: MKRKGLLLAVFSALLVLLTGCNSLAVLNPKGPVAKTQSNVIIFSMLVMALILLVVYVLYIFMLTKYRASKAAPDYEPPHVEGSKWLEFTWIAIPVVIVTILSVVTVRTTNALDKVPAGYEDQKPLVIYASSSNWKWHFSYPEEGIETVNYVNIPTNRPIEFRLYSYGPITSFWVPQLGGQKYAMSDMVTKLDLVAEHEGSFIGKNSNFSGKGFADMEFEVLAMSNAKYGEWVNEVKNTAAPLTEEQFNSLLDTAKVGRQTYSSTHLEFSPAPEGEHAGHNHGGGSDDNSQMDHSDMDMNMDHSDTKDDGAEHASHGN; encoded by the coding sequence ATGAAAAGGAAAGGATTGCTGCTGGCCGTTTTCTCAGCGCTTCTTGTCCTCTTGACCGGTTGTAATTCGCTAGCCGTATTGAACCCGAAAGGGCCGGTAGCGAAGACGCAGTCTAATGTAATTATTTTCTCAATGCTGGTCATGGCGCTAATCTTGCTGGTTGTCTATGTCTTGTACATCTTTATGCTTACGAAGTATCGTGCTTCCAAGGCGGCTCCAGATTATGAACCGCCGCATGTAGAGGGCAGCAAATGGCTGGAATTCACATGGATAGCTATTCCGGTCGTTATCGTTACGATCCTGTCGGTAGTTACAGTTCGGACTACCAATGCCTTGGATAAGGTACCGGCAGGCTATGAAGATCAAAAACCGTTAGTTATTTATGCATCATCCTCCAACTGGAAATGGCATTTCAGCTATCCGGAGGAAGGAATTGAGACCGTTAACTATGTTAACATTCCGACAAATCGTCCGATTGAGTTCAGACTCTACTCCTACGGACCGATCACCAGCTTCTGGGTTCCGCAATTAGGCGGACAGAAATACGCGATGAGCGATATGGTAACCAAGCTCGATCTCGTTGCGGAGCACGAAGGCTCATTTATAGGTAAGAACTCCAACTTCTCCGGTAAAGGGTTCGCCGATATGGAATTTGAAGTTCTGGCGATGTCGAATGCGAAATATGGCGAGTGGGTGAATGAGGTCAAGAATACAGCTGCTCCATTGACTGAAGAGCAGTTCAATTCCCTGCTGGATACTGCGAAGGTAGGCAGACAGACATATTCCTCGACACATTTGGAATTCAGTCCAGCACCTGAGGGTGAGCATGCAGGCCACAATCATGGCGGAGGCTCCGATGATAATTCACAAATGGATCATTCCGATATGGATATGAATATGGACCACTCCGACACAAAGGACGACGGGGCTGAACATGCCTCACACGGAAATTAA
- the qoxC gene encoding cytochrome aa3 quinol oxidase subunit III, with product MKLDNSLPLEYRSEENSNRIFGFWLFLGAEIVLFSTLFAVYFTLWNRTGNGPSGKEIFEIGPVLIETFVLLTSSFTIGLMINSMRHGMQKAAMVFFFITLVLGLIFLGVEITEFVTYINEGATISTSAFMSSLFVLLGTHGAHVTLGLLWGAGIMIQIKREGFTLDTANKSFIFSLYWHFLDVVWIFIFSFVYLKGMM from the coding sequence ATGAAGTTAGATAACTCTTTGCCTTTGGAATACCGTTCAGAAGAGAATAGTAATCGGATTTTCGGTTTTTGGCTGTTCCTTGGCGCGGAAATCGTGTTGTTCTCAACGCTGTTCGCCGTCTATTTCACACTCTGGAATCGGACCGGCAACGGCCCGAGCGGTAAAGAAATATTCGAGATCGGTCCGGTTCTGATCGAGACCTTCGTGTTGCTCACAAGCAGCTTCACGATTGGTCTGATGATCAACAGTATGCGTCACGGAATGCAAAAGGCAGCTATGGTCTTTTTCTTCATCACTTTAGTGCTTGGTCTGATCTTCCTTGGTGTAGAAATTACCGAGTTCGTGACCTATATTAATGAAGGAGCAACGATTTCAACGAGCGCCTTCATGTCCAGTCTGTTCGTTCTGCTTGGTACGCACGGTGCCCACGTAACCTTGGGCTTGCTGTGGGGGGCAGGCATTATGATACAGATCAAACGCGAGGGCTTCACGCTTGATACAGCGAATAAATCATTTATTTTCTCGCTTTATTGGCACTTCCTTGACGTTGTCTGGATCTTTATCTTCAGCTTCGTATATCTGAAAGGAATGATGTGA
- a CDS encoding metal-sensitive transcriptional regulator, with protein sequence MAEQEEKKHGATDECCGGEGECHVRHSHHSEAVKSNLTSRLNRIEGQIRGIKGMIEKDTYCDDVLNQIAAVQSALNSVGKLLLEGHMKSCVIERIQAGEMDVVDELLVTVNKLMK encoded by the coding sequence ATGGCGGAACAAGAAGAGAAGAAGCATGGCGCGACAGATGAGTGCTGCGGCGGTGAGGGCGAATGCCATGTCCGTCATAGCCATCATTCCGAAGCTGTGAAGAGCAATTTGACGAGCCGCTTGAACCGGATTGAAGGTCAGATTCGCGGCATTAAAGGTATGATCGAGAAGGATACGTATTGTGATGATGTTCTGAATCAGATCGCGGCAGTTCAATCAGCACTGAATAGTGTTGGTAAGCTGCTCTTAGAGGGTCATATGAAGAGTTGCGTGATTGAGCGGATTCAGGCCGGTGAGATGGATGTAGTTGATGAACTGCTGGTCACCGTAAATAAATTGATGAAGTAA
- a CDS encoding ABC transporter substrate-binding protein: MKRIKSKAVLLLLAASIGIAGCGVQNAEGTGETVTKASGGNQPTAQTKAAASEEDYPRTIKHLSGTTVIEAKPEKIATPYIAFVDYLAVLDEYPVSAQGVETIISNFPSLSKRLAGKSITDLGMEADIERLLASSPDLILAADDMAEQYEQLSKIAPTVVLPQAGDWRETLQEIARIIGKEQKATEVLAEFDRKSAEYKEKLAFRHNETVMFAMYSGKKQFVTWNDGRFDPFYKGLGLTPPPGLTSNVGQLTLEGLADLNPDHLFLINNWQTPVEGGVRNDLKDDGVWNSLNAVKQDHVYFLEDPSLPGPMALAKIDGIESIMKALAK; the protein is encoded by the coding sequence ATGAAGAGAATAAAGAGCAAGGCAGTCCTGTTATTGTTGGCTGCGTCGATAGGAATAGCTGGCTGCGGCGTGCAAAATGCAGAAGGAACGGGAGAAACCGTAACGAAGGCAAGCGGGGGGAATCAACCAACGGCGCAAACGAAAGCAGCGGCTTCAGAAGAGGACTATCCGCGGACAATCAAGCATTTAAGCGGCACGACAGTCATTGAAGCAAAGCCGGAAAAAATTGCAACGCCTTACATCGCATTCGTGGATTATCTGGCCGTTCTGGATGAATATCCGGTCTCGGCCCAAGGCGTCGAGACAATTATAAGCAATTTTCCAAGCTTGAGTAAACGTCTGGCCGGCAAATCGATTACTGATCTAGGAATGGAAGCGGATATTGAGAGGCTGCTCGCTTCAAGTCCCGATCTTATTCTTGCAGCGGATGACATGGCGGAGCAATATGAACAATTGAGTAAAATCGCTCCGACGGTCGTGCTGCCGCAAGCGGGGGATTGGCGTGAGACACTGCAGGAAATCGCCCGAATTATAGGCAAGGAACAGAAAGCAACCGAGGTGCTGGCGGAGTTTGACCGCAAGTCTGCAGAGTACAAAGAAAAATTAGCTTTCCGCCATAATGAAACGGTTATGTTCGCGATGTATTCCGGTAAAAAACAGTTCGTTACTTGGAACGACGGCCGATTTGATCCGTTTTATAAAGGCCTCGGGCTGACACCGCCGCCTGGTCTGACATCCAATGTGGGGCAGCTGACGCTGGAAGGATTGGCTGACTTGAACCCGGATCATTTGTTTCTCATCAACAATTGGCAGACGCCTGTTGAGGGCGGGGTTCGCAATGATTTGAAGGACGATGGGGTATGGAACAGTCTGAACGCCGTCAAGCAAGATCATGTGTACTTCTTGGAGGACCCCTCGCTTCCGGGGCCTATGGCTCTGGCCAAAATCGACGGCATCGAATCGATTATGAAAGCTTTGGCCAAATAG
- a CDS encoding helix-turn-helix transcriptional regulator — protein sequence MEKSDFHENFDLFFDSIHAGLPEIRKDFAGQLPEQPEFGHKSIRRWSQRSDMEIVVSEFTLNKDYAFSLQPRAAMVEVNCCLLGKREISLPDSSHQATAGSFALQFGKPGAAQFEFAGGEPFRMLSIGIPVKTFNGFMEQAWDTGAMVDFERIIGSRHLRVFQEKIGPAVSFLLKRFASAVGKPGACNLELECHALEIFMLACRMCLKEEDESSRAVALSRDEMDKLREARLIMKERLVDPPTLIELSRLIGLNDYKLKAGFKELYGTTVFGYLKDERLRQAMLMLQTGRVNVGEAACAVGYLNPSYFAEAFRSKYGVNPGLFIKEVKTESGRYPSLL from the coding sequence ATGGAAAAGTCCGATTTCCACGAGAACTTTGATTTATTCTTTGATTCCATTCATGCGGGGCTGCCGGAGATACGGAAGGATTTTGCCGGGCAATTGCCGGAGCAGCCGGAGTTTGGCCATAAATCGATAAGACGTTGGTCGCAAAGGAGTGATATGGAAATCGTCGTATCCGAGTTCACCTTGAACAAGGATTATGCTTTTTCGCTTCAACCCCGTGCGGCGATGGTGGAAGTAAACTGCTGCTTGCTGGGGAAGCGGGAAATTAGCTTGCCGGACAGCAGTCATCAAGCGACGGCGGGGAGCTTTGCGCTGCAATTTGGGAAGCCTGGCGCCGCTCAGTTTGAATTTGCCGGAGGAGAGCCGTTCCGAATGCTGTCCATCGGGATTCCCGTCAAGACGTTTAACGGCTTCATGGAACAGGCATGGGATACAGGAGCTATGGTTGATTTTGAGCGGATCATTGGCAGTCGGCACTTGCGGGTCTTTCAAGAGAAGATCGGGCCTGCTGTTTCATTTCTGTTGAAGCGCTTCGCGTCTGCCGTCGGCAAGCCCGGAGCCTGCAACCTGGAACTGGAGTGTCATGCGCTGGAGATATTTATGCTGGCTTGCCGCATGTGCTTGAAGGAGGAAGATGAGTCTTCCCGAGCAGTGGCGTTATCGCGGGATGAGATGGATAAGCTTCGAGAGGCCCGGCTCATTATGAAGGAGCGCTTAGTCGATCCGCCAACGCTGATTGAATTGTCGCGACTGATCGGCCTTAACGATTATAAGCTGAAGGCAGGTTTTAAGGAATTATATGGTACAACCGTTTTTGGATATCTAAAAGACGAGCGATTAAGACAGGCGATGCTCATGTTGCAGACGGGCCGGGTCAATGTAGGTGAAGCGGCATGCGCGGTCGGCTACCTTAACCCGAGTTATTTCGCGGAAGCTTTCCGAAGTAAATATGGAGTTAATCCCGGTTTGTTTATTAAGGAGGTAAAGACAGAGTCTGGCCGCTATCCATCTTTGCTCTAA
- the qoxB gene encoding cytochrome aa3 quinol oxidase subunit I, with amino-acid sequence MKWDEFFVTGEPMIYGAMVSIVVASLAIVIGLTYFKKWGYLWREWLTTVDHKRIGIMYIISALLMLFRGGVDALLMRSQLAIPENGLLDAQHYNEIFTTHGVIMILFMAMPFIIGLMNVVVPLQIGARDVAFPRLNAVSFWLFFAGAMLFNLSFVIGGSPDAGWTAYFPLASNEFSPSVGMNYYSIAIQIAGIGTLMTGVNFIATILKMRAPGMKLMKMPMFTWSVLITCVIILFAFPVLTVALALMMFDRMFGSQFFTMANGGMDMLWANLFWVWGHPEVYIVILPAFGIFSEVIATFSRKNLYGYSSMVGSMVIISLLSFLVWAHHFYTMGHGAMVNGVFSITTMLIAVPTGVKIFNWLLTLHKGKIEFTTPMLYSLAFIPIFTIGGVTGVMLAMASADYQYHNTMFLVAHFHYVLIPGTVFAVIAGFYYWFPKLFGFRLNERQGKLAFWVIAISFNVTFLPLFLLGLNGMTRRMYTYSADTGFGPLNMIATIGAFGLAIGFIILVYNIYWSFRYAPRETNGDPWNARTLEWSTHSPIPDYNFAIVPTVQGRDPFWEHKKGGHQLYKGNYEEIHMPNNSGQPVILGGIFFFFGFAMIFGWWIPAIIGGLGVIVMLAVRSFERDHGHHIPVREIEETEARLRGEQA; translated from the coding sequence ATGAAATGGGACGAATTTTTCGTCACTGGCGAACCGATGATTTATGGTGCGATGGTCAGTATCGTAGTCGCATCCTTGGCAATTGTCATCGGCTTGACCTATTTTAAAAAATGGGGCTACCTGTGGCGCGAGTGGCTGACAACGGTTGACCATAAGCGAATCGGTATCATGTATATTATCAGTGCGCTCTTGATGTTGTTCCGGGGCGGCGTTGACGCGCTGCTCATGCGGTCGCAGCTTGCGATTCCAGAGAACGGGCTTCTTGATGCGCAGCACTATAATGAGATATTTACGACTCACGGGGTTATTATGATCCTGTTCATGGCAATGCCGTTCATTATCGGTCTGATGAACGTAGTCGTGCCGCTGCAGATTGGTGCGCGCGACGTTGCATTTCCGAGACTGAATGCGGTCAGCTTCTGGCTATTCTTCGCCGGAGCAATGCTGTTCAACCTATCCTTCGTCATCGGCGGTTCGCCGGACGCAGGATGGACGGCTTACTTCCCGCTGGCCAGCAATGAGTTTAGCCCATCGGTGGGCATGAACTATTACTCGATAGCAATTCAGATTGCCGGTATCGGTACGCTGATGACGGGCGTTAACTTCATTGCTACCATTCTGAAGATGCGTGCGCCTGGTATGAAGCTGATGAAGATGCCGATGTTCACTTGGTCTGTCTTGATCACTTGCGTTATTATCCTGTTCGCGTTCCCGGTTCTTACGGTAGCGCTAGCGCTGATGATGTTCGACCGAATGTTTGGCTCTCAATTCTTCACGATGGCCAACGGCGGTATGGATATGCTCTGGGCCAACCTGTTCTGGGTATGGGGCCATCCGGAAGTATATATTGTTATTCTCCCGGCGTTCGGTATTTTCAGTGAAGTGATCGCGACCTTCTCGCGGAAGAACCTTTATGGATATTCCTCGATGGTAGGCAGTATGGTTATCATCTCATTGCTGTCCTTCCTCGTATGGGCTCACCATTTCTATACGATGGGTCATGGGGCAATGGTCAATGGCGTATTCTCCATAACGACGATGCTCATCGCGGTTCCGACCGGGGTGAAGATATTCAACTGGCTGCTTACGCTTCATAAAGGGAAGATTGAGTTTACGACACCGATGTTGTACTCACTTGCGTTCATTCCGATCTTTACGATCGGTGGGGTTACCGGTGTCATGCTCGCTATGGCGAGTGCCGACTATCAGTACCATAATACGATGTTCCTGGTTGCTCACTTCCACTATGTGTTGATTCCAGGCACAGTATTTGCCGTTATCGCTGGTTTCTATTACTGGTTCCCGAAATTGTTCGGATTCCGCTTGAACGAGCGTCAAGGCAAACTGGCTTTCTGGGTCATTGCAATCAGCTTCAACGTAACGTTCTTGCCGTTGTTCTTGCTTGGACTCAATGGCATGACGCGCCGGATGTACACTTATTCGGCAGATACAGGCTTTGGCCCGCTCAATATGATCGCAACGATCGGCGCTTTTGGCCTGGCAATTGGATTTATTATTCTGGTTTATAATATTTACTGGAGTTTCCGCTATGCGCCTAGAGAGACGAATGGCGATCCTTGGAACGCACGTACGCTTGAATGGAGCACGCATAGTCCGATTCCAGATTATAACTTCGCCATCGTTCCTACGGTTCAAGGACGTGACCCGTTCTGGGAGCATAAGAAGGGTGGACATCAGCTCTATAAAGGTAATTATGAAGAGATTCATATGCCAAATAACAGCGGCCAACCAGTCATACTCGGAGGTATCTTCTTCTTCTTTGGATTTGCTATGATATTCGGCTGGTGGATTCCGGCGATCATCGGTGGGCTTGGTGTAATTGTAATGTTGGCAGTTCGTTCGTTCGAACGCGATCACGGGCATCATATCCCGGTTCGTGAAATTGAAGAAACGGAAGCTAGATTGCGGGGTGAACAGGCATGA